The Tautonia marina genome contains a region encoding:
- a CDS encoding glycosyltransferase: MSDPNPSTSPRVTVAIPCYNEEAAIGAVVAEWRRELPEAEIVVFDNHSTDGTAAKASEAGATVIPVPDQGKGYVVRRMFAELADRDAMVMIDGDGTYPASAVGPLLAAVREGRADMAVGIRQPIAEPGAMSPIRSVGNVLIGVGFWVLVGPGTTDLLSGYRVFSSRAMRTMRLRSEGFEIETELAGEAVGRGLRVAEEPVPYRPRIAGTHSKLNAFRDGLRILRMILRLSFRLRPWRPLLLGAAVLAVAAAIAEQDWLWVAAVLAFLAAVLAAAFVLARREAIGGAE, translated from the coding sequence TGCCGTGGTCGCCGAGTGGCGTCGGGAGCTGCCCGAGGCCGAGATTGTTGTCTTCGACAATCACTCGACCGATGGGACGGCCGCCAAGGCCTCCGAGGCCGGAGCGACGGTCATTCCGGTGCCGGACCAAGGCAAGGGGTACGTCGTGCGCCGGATGTTCGCCGAACTGGCCGACCGCGACGCGATGGTGATGATCGACGGCGACGGCACCTATCCGGCCTCGGCCGTCGGCCCGTTGCTGGCCGCTGTGCGAGAGGGTCGGGCCGACATGGCGGTGGGGATTCGCCAGCCGATTGCCGAGCCGGGGGCGATGTCGCCCATCCGGAGCGTCGGCAATGTGTTGATCGGGGTGGGATTCTGGGTCCTCGTCGGCCCGGGGACCACGGATTTGCTCTCTGGCTATCGGGTCTTCTCGTCCCGAGCGATGCGAACCATGCGGCTGCGGTCGGAAGGGTTTGAGATTGAGACCGAACTGGCCGGAGAGGCGGTCGGCCGAGGCTTGCGGGTGGCCGAGGAACCTGTGCCGTATCGCCCTCGGATCGCCGGAACGCACAGCAAGCTGAATGCGTTTCGGGATGGCTTGCGGATTCTCAGGATGATCCTTCGTTTGAGCTTCCGGCTGCGACCGTGGCGACCGCTGCTCCTCGGCGCGGCGGTCCTGGCCGTCGCGGCGGCGATTGCGGAACAGGACTGGCTCTGGGTTGCAGCCGTCCTGGCGTTTCTGGCGGCCGTCCTGGCGGCGGCCTTCGTGCTGGCGCGTCGAGAGGCCATCGGGGGTGCCGAGTGA
- a CDS encoding spore photoproduct lyase family protein translates to MLDVGTIYLESSIPEIPRGREILDRFPNAERIVVPSHWNIPGLHGNEGNAEDWLRIKKSTLVLGVRKGMEIRPNGRSADFIAPGFSNGCAMACAYCYVPRRKGYANPISTFVNIDAIGQAIERHAIRQGDKVTPNQVDPWQWVYDIGENGDCSVDALISDNLRDLVSLFRRLPNAKASFATKFVNRDLLDYDPCGKTRLRFSMMPPIVAKLLDIRTSSIADRIAAIDDFVEAGYEVHLNFSPVVYYEGWLDDYAELFSNIDDAIGPRARRQLRAEVIFLTHHDGLHEVNLRWHPRAEDLLWVPELQEAKISETGGRNVRYQRGLKGDLVEQFEALLRKTLPYCGIRYAF, encoded by the coding sequence ATGCTGGATGTCGGGACGATATACCTGGAATCCTCGATCCCAGAGATACCAAGGGGCCGAGAAATCCTCGATCGCTTCCCGAATGCCGAGCGCATTGTTGTTCCTTCGCACTGGAACATTCCCGGCCTACACGGCAACGAGGGGAACGCGGAGGACTGGCTTCGGATCAAAAAGTCCACGCTGGTCCTGGGTGTTCGCAAAGGGATGGAAATCCGTCCCAACGGTCGATCGGCCGACTTCATCGCGCCGGGGTTCTCGAATGGCTGCGCGATGGCCTGTGCCTACTGCTATGTGCCGAGGCGTAAAGGATATGCCAATCCAATCAGTACGTTTGTGAACATCGACGCGATTGGACAGGCGATCGAGCGGCATGCGATTCGACAGGGAGACAAAGTCACCCCGAATCAGGTCGATCCCTGGCAGTGGGTGTACGACATCGGCGAGAACGGGGATTGCTCGGTCGATGCGTTGATCTCGGACAATCTTCGGGACCTCGTCTCCTTGTTTCGCCGCCTGCCGAACGCGAAGGCGTCGTTCGCCACGAAGTTTGTGAACCGTGATTTGCTCGATTACGACCCCTGCGGCAAAACACGTCTCCGGTTCAGCATGATGCCGCCGATCGTGGCGAAACTGCTGGACATTCGCACGTCATCCATCGCGGATCGGATCGCCGCGATCGACGACTTTGTCGAGGCCGGGTATGAGGTTCATCTGAACTTCAGCCCGGTTGTGTACTACGAAGGATGGCTCGACGATTACGCGGAACTGTTCTCAAACATCGACGACGCGATCGGCCCCCGGGCTCGCCGGCAATTGCGGGCGGAGGTCATTTTCCTGACCCACCACGACGGCTTGCACGAGGTGAACCTGCGCTGGCACCCGAGGGCCGAGGACTTGCTCTGGGTGCCCGAGCTTCAGGAGGCGAAGATCTCCGAAACCGGAGGGCGGAATGTTCGCTACCAGCGCGGCCTGAAAGGGGACCTGGTCGAACAGTTCGAGGCACTCTTGCGCAAAACCTTGCCGTATTGCGGCATTCGCTACGCGTTTTGA
- a CDS encoding DegT/DnrJ/EryC1/StrS family aminotransferase, protein MTPRLSRRSLLGAASALGLTWSGSRASAADARPAVLGGTPARTASFPNWPIFGDEEISALVDVVRSGAWYRGSGNRVEQFEAAWADRLGSKHCVATANGTSALITSLNALEIGPGDEVIVPPYTFVATINAVLIQHALPVFVDVDPETSQIDPSKIEAAITDRTRALMPVHIGGSPADMDAIMAIASKHGLPVIEDACQSHLAEWRGKKVGTIGDLGCFSFQASKNLNSGEGGAVMTQDPRLQAECMSFQNNGRSGPGMPGIFARNGANLRLTEFQGAMLMAQMTRLDAQSKQREQNAAILTESLNDIPGVTPARMYEGCTRNAYHLYMFRYDPDQFSGLSRAGFLKALAAEGIPASGGYSPLYDEPFLRRALDSRGFRAVYSTQQLADYDDRIDCPGNDQLCQEAVWLTQTTLLGGREDMDQIASAIRKIREHSGAIAAL, encoded by the coding sequence ATGACCCCTCGCCTTTCGAGACGATCGCTGCTCGGGGCTGCCTCGGCCCTTGGCCTGACCTGGAGTGGCTCGCGAGCGAGTGCGGCCGACGCCCGACCGGCGGTCCTCGGAGGAACCCCGGCGCGCACGGCGTCATTCCCGAACTGGCCGATCTTCGGTGATGAGGAGATCTCAGCGCTGGTCGATGTCGTCCGGTCGGGGGCCTGGTATCGGGGCAGCGGGAATCGGGTCGAGCAGTTCGAGGCCGCCTGGGCCGATCGCCTCGGGAGCAAGCACTGTGTGGCGACGGCCAACGGAACAAGCGCCCTGATCACTTCGCTCAATGCGCTGGAGATCGGCCCGGGAGACGAGGTGATCGTTCCGCCGTACACCTTCGTCGCCACGATCAACGCCGTCTTGATTCAGCATGCCTTGCCCGTCTTCGTCGACGTGGACCCGGAAACCTCGCAAATCGACCCGAGCAAGATCGAGGCGGCCATCACCGATCGGACGCGAGCCCTGATGCCGGTCCATATTGGCGGGTCGCCGGCCGACATGGACGCGATCATGGCCATTGCCTCCAAGCACGGCCTTCCCGTCATCGAGGATGCCTGCCAGTCTCACCTGGCCGAGTGGCGCGGCAAGAAGGTCGGCACGATCGGCGACCTGGGCTGCTTCAGCTTCCAGGCGAGCAAGAACCTCAACTCGGGGGAGGGGGGAGCCGTGATGACCCAGGACCCTCGCTTGCAGGCCGAGTGCATGAGCTTCCAGAATAACGGCCGATCCGGTCCAGGGATGCCCGGCATCTTTGCCCGCAATGGGGCCAACCTCCGGCTTACCGAGTTCCAGGGGGCCATGCTGATGGCCCAGATGACCCGGCTCGATGCGCAATCGAAACAGCGCGAACAGAACGCCGCCATCCTGACCGAATCCCTCAACGACATCCCGGGCGTCACCCCCGCTCGGATGTACGAGGGCTGCACCCGCAACGCCTATCACCTCTATATGTTCCGCTACGACCCGGATCAGTTTTCGGGCCTCTCCCGCGCTGGCTTCCTCAAGGCCCTCGCGGCCGAGGGGATTCCGGCCTCCGGTGGTTACAGCCCGCTCTACGACGAGCCGTTCCTTCGCCGCGCGCTCGATTCCCGAGGCTTCCGCGCCGTCTATTCCACCCAGCAACTGGCTGACTACGACGATCGAATCGACTGCCCCGGAAACGATCAACTGTGCCAGGAAGCCGTCTGGTTGACTCAGACAACACTGCTCGGAGGGCGAGAGGACATGGATCAAATCGCCTCGGCGATTCGCAAGATCCGAGAACACTCCGGCGCCATCGCCGCCCTCTGA
- a CDS encoding protein kinase domain-containing protein, which yields MHLRPSDSPIPPPDAPIPPQRPSGSSAQGTWRYPRAGEQLAGFRIVGELGRGAFARVYLAEQQILADRQVALKVSNQPVGEESQLLARLQHSHIVPIHSVHEDVASGLHLICMPYLGGANLAQVLEAAATGSSPTSRDPGGSLIDALDLVCGPLPSLPASRMAGGHRHSSRGQSPSRITASAISPSMPNVRPIEAANGPISRLRAIWDRSWSWITGWSLNHDEVPRTVVESDRAQPARHFLKHATAVQGSVWIAARLAEGLEHAHSRGLLHRDLKPSNILITADGMPMILDFNLSAIANPGDEGKRARIGGTLPYMAPEHLDAFHPRGSTPAHAVDERSDLYSLGLILFEMVAGRQPFREPPDGPPIAEVLDQMIVERLTSVPSARAINPAVPWSLDALLRKCLDPNPAKRYQHAGDLAEDLRRFLEDRPARHAPEPSLRERFSKLMRRNPQLKSSTTVGAVAMILLVLVALMFVTVRERWQGDAARVALQDFDSDFTRCQILLNSSAELDQASKADLERGLRRARMALARYGVDRLGPAWVDEPMVQNLSPTDQQNLIDRVVELLMLEARASIVVARDGSEADYAAALIRALKRLDLAEQIDPRPPSTLFAERATYAAALGLSDQAERDRIRADAIPPNSARDYYLRGTAALANGQIDQAERLLDHATGRDARRFWSWFALGLCHFEQGRYDVAASDFTICIILNPESAQAFANRGLALALDARPAEALRAYNEAVILDPDLIPVRINRALVCLELDKPDQAVNDLRYAIESTKSRDPALLATWAEALARSGEKVEADHRFGEALKVRPGDPVILVARGFVRLPDAPEAARDDFERALKADPRSPRAHLGLAHVLRADDPSEALKHLDTALAAEPNLIDAVQLRALVRARLGMRSAVADVDTLRQYPTPHRLYNAASALAILCETTSETSLKGDALALLHRAIDAGFDPAFAASDPDLTCLQSLPAFQKLVSPK from the coding sequence ATGCATCTGCGCCCGAGCGACTCGCCGATCCCGCCGCCAGACGCTCCAATTCCACCGCAGCGACCATCGGGCTCGTCGGCTCAGGGAACCTGGCGCTATCCGAGAGCAGGCGAGCAACTGGCCGGCTTCCGGATCGTCGGCGAGCTGGGACGAGGGGCTTTTGCACGCGTTTATCTGGCCGAGCAGCAAATACTTGCCGACCGGCAGGTTGCGCTGAAGGTTTCAAATCAGCCGGTGGGTGAGGAGTCGCAACTGCTTGCCCGATTGCAGCATTCGCATATCGTCCCGATTCACTCGGTTCACGAAGACGTGGCGTCGGGCCTTCACCTCATTTGCATGCCCTATCTCGGCGGGGCAAACCTGGCCCAGGTGCTGGAGGCCGCCGCCACCGGATCGAGCCCCACCTCCCGTGATCCGGGGGGAAGCCTGATCGACGCGCTCGATCTGGTCTGCGGGCCGCTGCCCTCGTTGCCGGCCAGCCGGATGGCGGGAGGCCATCGGCACTCGTCCCGGGGTCAGTCCCCCTCCCGAATCACGGCGTCCGCAATCTCCCCCTCGATGCCGAATGTCAGACCGATCGAGGCTGCGAACGGCCCAATCTCTCGGCTTCGGGCGATCTGGGATCGCTCCTGGAGCTGGATCACCGGCTGGAGCCTTAATCACGATGAGGTCCCTCGCACGGTTGTCGAGTCTGACCGGGCCCAGCCGGCCCGTCACTTTCTGAAGCATGCGACTGCTGTTCAGGGCTCGGTCTGGATTGCGGCGCGACTGGCGGAAGGGCTCGAACATGCTCATTCCCGAGGCCTGCTGCACCGCGATCTCAAGCCGTCGAACATCCTGATCACCGCCGATGGCATGCCGATGATCCTCGACTTCAATCTCTCGGCGATCGCCAATCCCGGAGACGAAGGCAAACGGGCTCGGATTGGCGGCACCTTGCCCTACATGGCTCCCGAGCATCTCGACGCGTTCCATCCCCGAGGGTCAACTCCTGCTCACGCGGTCGACGAACGCTCCGACCTCTACTCCCTGGGTTTGATCCTCTTTGAAATGGTCGCCGGCCGACAGCCGTTCCGCGAGCCTCCCGATGGCCCCCCCATCGCCGAGGTCCTCGACCAGATGATCGTCGAGCGCCTGACCTCCGTCCCCTCGGCTCGGGCCATCAACCCGGCGGTGCCCTGGAGCCTCGACGCTCTCTTGCGCAAGTGTCTCGATCCCAATCCCGCCAAACGCTACCAGCACGCCGGCGATCTGGCCGAAGACCTGCGCCGCTTTCTGGAAGATCGGCCTGCGCGGCACGCTCCCGAACCGAGTCTCCGAGAGCGATTCAGCAAGCTGATGAGGCGGAACCCCCAGTTGAAAAGCTCGACGACGGTCGGGGCCGTCGCCATGATTCTCCTGGTGCTGGTTGCCCTGATGTTCGTCACCGTCCGGGAACGCTGGCAGGGTGATGCCGCACGGGTGGCCCTCCAGGATTTCGACAGCGACTTTACCCGCTGCCAGATTCTCCTGAACTCCTCGGCCGAACTCGACCAGGCCTCGAAGGCCGATCTCGAACGTGGCCTCAGACGTGCCCGGATGGCGCTGGCCCGCTACGGGGTCGATCGCCTCGGTCCTGCCTGGGTCGATGAGCCGATGGTTCAGAACTTATCCCCAACGGATCAACAAAACCTAATTGATCGTGTGGTTGAGCTCTTGATGCTCGAAGCGAGGGCCTCAATCGTCGTGGCCCGCGATGGCTCCGAGGCCGACTATGCCGCCGCTCTGATCCGAGCCCTGAAGCGGCTCGACCTGGCCGAGCAGATCGATCCCCGGCCTCCCTCGACGCTATTCGCCGAACGCGCGACCTATGCCGCCGCCCTTGGCCTCAGCGACCAGGCCGAGCGCGACCGCATCCGAGCCGACGCGATCCCCCCCAACTCCGCCCGCGATTATTACCTTCGGGGCACCGCAGCCCTGGCCAATGGGCAGATCGATCAGGCCGAGCGCTTGCTCGATCACGCCACCGGACGCGACGCGCGCCGCTTCTGGTCCTGGTTCGCCCTTGGCCTGTGCCATTTCGAGCAGGGACGCTACGACGTGGCCGCCTCCGATTTCACCATCTGCATCATTCTCAACCCAGAATCTGCCCAGGCATTTGCGAATCGAGGCCTGGCGCTGGCCTTGGATGCTCGACCGGCCGAAGCCCTTCGGGCCTACAACGAGGCCGTGATCCTTGATCCCGACCTGATCCCGGTTCGAATCAATCGCGCCCTGGTTTGCCTCGAACTCGACAAACCGGATCAGGCCGTCAACGACCTGCGATATGCCATCGAGTCCACCAAGAGTCGCGACCCCGCCTTGCTGGCGACCTGGGCCGAGGCGCTGGCCCGTTCCGGCGAAAAGGTCGAGGCCGACCATCGCTTCGGCGAGGCGTTGAAGGTCCGACCCGGCGACCCGGTGATCCTCGTTGCCCGAGGCTTCGTGCGCCTGCCCGATGCTCCCGAAGCCGCTCGAGACGACTTCGAACGGGCCCTCAAGGCCGATCCGAGATCCCCCAGAGCCCATCTCGGTCTCGCCCATGTCCTTCGCGCAGATGATCCGAGCGAGGCCCTCAAGCACCTCGACACGGCTCTTGCGGCCGAGCCGAACCTGATTGATGCGGTGCAGCTTCGCGCCTTGGTTCGCGCCCGGCTCGGCATGCGATCGGCCGTGGCCGATGTCGATACCCTGCGACAGTACCCGACCCCTCATCGGCTCTACAATGCGGCCAGCGCCCTGGCCATTCTTTGCGAAACGACCTCGGAGACCTCCCTTAAAGGGGATGCCCTGGCCTTGCTCCATCGGGCAATCGACGCCGGCTTCGACCCCGCGTTCGCCGCCTCCGACCCCGATCTGACCTGCTTGCAATCTCTGCCGGCCTTCCAGAAACTCGTTTCCCCGAAGTGA
- a CDS encoding M28 family metallopeptidase yields MHRSASLPRFLGLSFLLGLLMATPASGRAEGPRPPGVSAAAAETLAEVEALALTVPNPDSARAILRRLTEEPHEAGTVAGYETAVYVRDRLREWGWEAEFAEYEVLLNEPDGLTSVTILHPDRVELKVIEDPNPLDKDSASPNAWPAFHGYGISGDVTGQIVYANYGTVADFKAMENLGIDVAGKIVLARYGAIFRGLKVLNAQRRGAIGVLLYSDPIDDGYARGNIYPNGPFRPPSAIQRGSVQFLSLGPGDPSTPFGPSVKGADRLPFDRHFGFPLAGKAPGSLDDPSMFYTVHPDQVAIWEEETGFDRNEYFAAIPSLPISYEAAQPIFEALAGPEVPEDWQGGLPLAYHVGPGPVEVRLAVRTQYSLKTIHNVIATLPGEIEPDRWVMVGNHRDAWTYGAVDPGSGTAATLEACRALGEASKAGWRPRRTLVYASWDAEEYGLVGSTEWADEHRDELDAKGLIMLNVDSAVSGPNLDIDGVPSLRDLMLSAAADVIEPSSGRSLREVWLEEQRSAWAKSVRLNLPDLDANDPEPELPPFSARLKPLGSGSDYTAFVDHLGIPALNVDFGGRYGVYHSIYDDFFWMERFGDPSFTRHTTAAKLYTLILLRASSAEVAPLTFTPYGEALEDELNRLREMVARKTLASDDEPPIRFEGLVELSQAIQDFQEQAAALDEATAALAAREDRPDEDTLSRVNDALMRVERAFLIEGGLPGRPFFRHAIYAPGLTTGYASWPLPGVRQAIEETHQDLMNEQVPILIDRIKAAMTVMSEAEQAARDED; encoded by the coding sequence ATGCATCGATCCGCGTCTCTTCCCCGTTTCCTCGGGCTCTCTTTTCTGCTTGGGTTGCTGATGGCGACTCCCGCCTCCGGTCGAGCAGAGGGCCCGCGCCCTCCGGGAGTCTCAGCGGCAGCGGCCGAAACACTGGCCGAGGTGGAAGCCCTTGCCTTGACCGTTCCGAATCCGGATTCGGCGCGGGCGATCCTCCGCCGCCTGACCGAGGAACCGCACGAGGCCGGGACCGTCGCTGGTTACGAGACGGCCGTCTATGTTCGGGACAGGCTCCGCGAATGGGGCTGGGAGGCAGAGTTCGCCGAGTACGAGGTTCTGCTCAACGAGCCGGACGGGTTGACGTCCGTCACCATCCTTCACCCCGACCGGGTGGAGTTGAAGGTGATCGAAGACCCGAACCCGCTCGACAAGGACTCAGCGAGCCCAAACGCCTGGCCCGCCTTCCACGGCTACGGAATTTCGGGAGACGTGACCGGGCAGATCGTTTATGCGAATTACGGAACGGTCGCCGACTTCAAGGCGATGGAGAACCTGGGGATCGATGTGGCCGGCAAGATCGTCCTGGCACGCTACGGGGCGATCTTTCGGGGCTTAAAGGTGTTGAACGCCCAGCGTCGGGGGGCGATTGGCGTGTTGCTGTACTCCGATCCCATCGACGACGGCTACGCCCGAGGGAACATTTATCCCAACGGCCCGTTCCGGCCCCCCTCAGCAATCCAGCGCGGGAGCGTCCAGTTCCTGTCGCTCGGGCCAGGAGACCCCTCGACCCCATTTGGCCCGTCGGTCAAGGGGGCCGATCGGTTGCCGTTCGACCGCCATTTCGGGTTCCCGCTGGCGGGCAAGGCGCCGGGGTCGCTTGATGATCCCAGCATGTTCTACACGGTTCACCCAGATCAGGTCGCCATCTGGGAGGAGGAAACCGGGTTCGATCGCAACGAGTACTTCGCCGCGATCCCGTCGCTCCCCATCAGTTACGAGGCCGCGCAGCCAATCTTTGAAGCCCTTGCCGGTCCCGAGGTCCCCGAAGACTGGCAAGGGGGACTGCCCCTGGCCTATCACGTCGGGCCGGGTCCGGTCGAAGTGCGACTGGCGGTCCGGACCCAATACAGCCTCAAGACGATTCACAACGTCATCGCCACCTTGCCGGGGGAGATCGAGCCCGACCGCTGGGTGATGGTCGGCAACCACCGAGACGCCTGGACCTACGGCGCCGTCGATCCGGGAAGCGGCACCGCCGCCACCCTGGAAGCCTGCCGGGCCCTCGGTGAAGCCTCTAAGGCTGGCTGGCGTCCGAGACGAACGCTTGTTTATGCGAGCTGGGACGCGGAGGAATACGGCCTGGTGGGCTCGACCGAATGGGCCGACGAACATCGCGACGAACTCGACGCCAAGGGCCTGATAATGCTCAACGTCGATTCGGCCGTCTCCGGTCCGAACCTCGACATTGATGGCGTTCCGTCACTCCGCGACCTGATGCTCTCGGCCGCCGCGGACGTGATCGAGCCGTCCTCCGGCCGATCCTTGCGGGAGGTCTGGCTAGAGGAGCAGCGATCGGCGTGGGCGAAGTCGGTTCGCTTGAATTTGCCCGACCTTGACGCCAATGACCCGGAGCCTGAGCTGCCGCCCTTCTCCGCCAGGCTCAAGCCGCTGGGCTCGGGGTCCGATTACACGGCCTTCGTCGACCACCTGGGCATCCCCGCGCTGAACGTCGATTTCGGTGGCCGCTATGGAGTCTATCATTCCATTTATGATGATTTCTTCTGGATGGAACGGTTCGGCGACCCGAGTTTCACGAGGCACACCACCGCGGCCAAGCTCTACACGTTGATCCTCTTGCGAGCTTCGTCGGCCGAGGTGGCTCCCTTGACCTTCACCCCCTACGGCGAGGCGCTCGAAGACGAATTGAACCGGCTCCGCGAGATGGTGGCTCGCAAGACGCTGGCGAGCGACGACGAACCGCCGATCCGGTTCGAGGGTCTGGTCGAGCTGTCCCAGGCCATTCAGGACTTTCAGGAACAGGCCGCTGCGCTCGATGAGGCGACGGCCGCCCTGGCGGCTCGCGAGGATCGTCCGGACGAGGACACGCTGAGCCGTGTCAATGATGCCCTGATGCGTGTCGAACGGGCGTTCTTGATCGAGGGCGGGCTCCCAGGCCGTCCGTTCTTCCGTCATGCGATCTATGCTCCCGGCCTGACGACGGGCTATGCAAGCTGGCCCTTGCCGGGTGTCCGACAAGCGATCGAAGAAACTCATCAGGATCTGATGAACGAACAGGTGCCCATCCTGATCGATCGAATCAAGGCCGCCATGACCGTCATGTCTGAAGCGGAACAGGCCGCACGGGACGAGGATTGA
- a CDS encoding HD-GYP domain-containing protein: protein MHAGSTVDPFSIHLDAQQMVESPESQAQGLARALRLEFSAPVGLLSTDLNNQPLWLAQEGSDGVRWPEPSRAAGTAIDLDREQSGASLWLPGPAEDHLWLILHLTEIEEVFGKDLTVWVGFALVSFGERAANRTWGPATPAQALLAWGREVAQRLGKRRGSSAKAESSSLRSKRTQFRIPDRLTREMSIAEPPKRFQQLAVELMRETLQVEAVAWVPRSHREAVVIDGEVAGLSAEAYRVLLPSKSDQGERRWTDDAQDEIEGVRQALAISSDSEGVRAGWLVAVNPIDGRSLGQDEADVLRPVASLIATQRINARHFTELKDLLFGIIRSLTAAIDAKDPYTLGHSERVGRIASLLGEVLGLSANERGDLYLCGLLHDVGKIGIRDATLQKPGPLTPEEFQEIKRHPTIGVQILSDLKKLHHLLPGVAHHHENFDGSGYPDGLSGNQIPQIARILAVADAFDAMSSTRPYRRRLATEQIDRIFRDGAGTQWDPEVVDAMFACREQIESIRQKGLGQSVVQAVDDTINRNKNASYVADSVVDPPGFA from the coding sequence ATGCACGCTGGCAGTACGGTTGATCCGTTCTCAATCCACCTGGACGCTCAGCAGATGGTGGAGAGCCCCGAAAGCCAGGCCCAGGGGCTCGCACGAGCGTTACGCCTGGAATTCTCGGCGCCGGTGGGTTTGCTCAGCACCGATCTGAATAACCAACCACTCTGGCTGGCCCAGGAAGGTTCCGACGGGGTTCGCTGGCCCGAACCGTCCCGAGCGGCAGGTACGGCCATCGACCTGGACCGAGAGCAGAGCGGAGCCTCGCTCTGGCTTCCCGGTCCCGCCGAAGATCACCTCTGGTTGATTCTGCATCTGACGGAAATCGAGGAGGTCTTCGGCAAAGACTTGACCGTCTGGGTCGGCTTTGCGCTGGTGAGCTTCGGAGAGCGCGCCGCAAATCGCACCTGGGGTCCGGCAACGCCCGCCCAGGCGTTACTGGCGTGGGGCCGAGAGGTCGCGCAGCGGCTCGGAAAGAGACGCGGTTCGTCGGCAAAAGCCGAGTCGTCTTCGCTCCGATCAAAACGAACCCAGTTCCGCATTCCCGACCGCCTGACTCGAGAGATGTCGATCGCGGAGCCGCCGAAACGGTTTCAGCAACTGGCGGTCGAGTTGATGCGCGAGACGCTCCAGGTGGAAGCCGTGGCATGGGTTCCTCGGAGCCATCGCGAAGCGGTGGTGATTGACGGCGAGGTCGCGGGTCTGAGCGCCGAAGCATACCGCGTTCTGCTTCCCAGCAAGTCCGACCAGGGGGAACGACGCTGGACCGACGACGCACAGGATGAGATCGAAGGAGTGCGGCAAGCGCTGGCGATCTCGTCGGACTCCGAGGGAGTTCGAGCCGGCTGGCTGGTCGCGGTCAACCCGATCGACGGCCGATCCCTCGGCCAGGATGAGGCCGATGTGCTCCGACCGGTCGCGAGCCTGATCGCCACGCAACGCATCAATGCCCGGCACTTCACCGAACTGAAAGATCTCCTGTTCGGGATCATTCGATCCCTGACGGCGGCCATCGACGCCAAAGACCCATACACGCTCGGGCACTCCGAGCGGGTGGGGCGAATCGCCTCGCTGCTGGGAGAAGTGTTGGGCCTGTCGGCCAACGAGCGAGGAGACCTGTACCTGTGCGGTCTGCTGCACGATGTCGGCAAAATCGGGATTCGCGACGCGACCTTGCAGAAGCCCGGTCCGTTGACTCCGGAGGAGTTCCAGGAGATCAAGCGTCACCCAACGATTGGCGTGCAGATTCTTTCAGACCTGAAGAAATTGCATCACTTATTGCCCGGAGTGGCGCACCATCATGAAAACTTCGACGGCTCCGGGTATCCCGATGGTCTGAGCGGGAACCAGATTCCGCAGATCGCCCGGATCCTCGCCGTCGCCGACGCCTTCGACGCCATGTCGAGCACCCGACCGTATCGACGCCGACTGGCCACCGAGCAGATCGACCGCATCTTCCGAGACGGCGCGGGAACCCAGTGGGATCCCGAGGTGGTGGACGCGATGTTCGCCTGTCGGGAACAGATCGAGAGCATCCGGCAAAAGGGCCTCGGCCAGAGTGTCGTTCAGGCCGTGGATGATACGATCAATCGCAACAAGAATGCCTCTTATGTTGCGGATTCCGTGGTCGATCCTCCCGGTTTCGCGTGA